The proteins below are encoded in one region of Roseomonas marmotae:
- the yut gene encoding urea transporter, which produces MSKEKPNFVVEALRGTSQVFFMENALTGVLFFVAMAYASYASGVWATTIGAAVGVVVATLTARLLECTDDAIRSGLYGFNGVLVGAALPTFIAASPELWVLVVVGSAASTVVTAAFSATLTSRWEIPGSTGPFVLTGWLLLAGAYSFGGLRVTGDSPRLASDYVQGLSSMPAPIELMEIFFRNIGQVYLLGSWISGVIILLGVFIASVRAGFAAAAGSIIAMVVAIGMGANPSAVSQGLYGFSPVLTAMAVGVIFLQPTTKVLIYALLATVVTVFVQGAFDVIMAPMGLPSFTAPYVLTMYLFIAPKKNLAPHPHETVATHLVLHPAHVATVRGTARPAA; this is translated from the coding sequence ATGTCCAAGGAAAAGCCAAATTTTGTGGTGGAGGCGCTGCGCGGCACGAGCCAGGTCTTCTTCATGGAGAACGCCCTGACCGGGGTGCTGTTCTTCGTGGCGATGGCCTACGCCTCCTACGCATCAGGCGTATGGGCGACGACCATCGGCGCGGCTGTCGGGGTCGTGGTGGCCACTCTCACCGCCAGGCTCTTGGAGTGTACCGATGACGCGATCCGGTCCGGCCTCTACGGTTTCAACGGCGTGCTTGTCGGCGCTGCATTGCCGACCTTCATCGCCGCCTCGCCTGAGCTTTGGGTTCTTGTTGTTGTGGGCTCGGCGGCCAGTACCGTCGTCACCGCCGCCTTCAGCGCGACACTGACGTCCAGATGGGAGATCCCCGGTTCGACCGGCCCCTTCGTCCTCACCGGCTGGTTGCTGCTGGCAGGCGCCTATTCCTTCGGTGGGCTCCGGGTCACCGGAGACTCGCCGAGGCTCGCCAGTGACTATGTGCAGGGTCTTTCCTCCATGCCGGCGCCGATCGAGCTCATGGAGATCTTCTTCCGCAACATCGGCCAGGTTTATCTCCTTGGCAGCTGGATCAGCGGCGTCATCATCCTTCTCGGTGTCTTCATAGCCTCGGTGCGAGCGGGTTTTGCCGCGGCCGCAGGGTCGATCATTGCCATGGTCGTGGCGATCGGCATGGGCGCCAATCCGTCGGCGGTGAGCCAGGGACTCTACGGCTTCAGTCCGGTCCTGACCGCGATGGCGGTCGGTGTCATCTTCCTGCAGCCGACGACGAAGGTTCTCATCTATGCGCTGCTGGCGACGGTGGTGACCGTGTTCGTTCAAGGCGCATTCGATGTCATCATGGCGCCCATGGGCCTGCCATCCTTCACGGCCCCCTATGTGCTGACGATGTACCTGTTCATTGCTCCGAAGAAGAACCTGGCTCCGCACCCGCACGAGACCGTTGCTACCCACCTGGTGCTTCATCCAGCCCATGTGGCGACGGTCCGGGGAACAGCGCGCCCTGCCGCGTGA
- a CDS encoding ammonium transporter has protein sequence MQTINAGDTAFILLCTALVCMMTPALALFYGGLVKQRDMLSIMIQNFVCIGVVGLIWVFGGFSLVFGPDIGGVIGSIVPYFGMYHVGIDPHPSIAPNIPFIMVFAYQMMFAIITPALMTGAFVGRFRFGAYLIFIAAWTILIYLPAAHWIWGGGFLASLGVVDFAGGIVIHTTAGFSALTTAAFLGKRKLAPGESESAPASLPLVALGAGLLWFGWFGFNAGGAYAADALAAYAFTNTMLAGSIAMLVWMFWEWRESGRPSFSGVLVGAVAGLATITPASGYVEPMAALVIGAVGATVCYYAKYVQRALRIDDSLEVWRAHGVGGMTGAILIGVLASSHINQVSAGAHQLGIQILAVAIVAAYSCVITYVLLKVLDAMNVLRVPEEIQERGLDAPLYGEHAYNLWNMDHDETK, from the coding sequence ATGCAAACTATCAATGCAGGCGACACCGCCTTCATCCTCCTGTGCACGGCGCTCGTGTGCATGATGACCCCGGCACTGGCCTTGTTCTACGGTGGCCTTGTGAAGCAGCGAGACATGCTGTCGATCATGATCCAGAACTTCGTCTGTATAGGCGTGGTCGGGCTGATCTGGGTGTTCGGCGGCTTCAGCCTGGTCTTCGGGCCTGACATCGGCGGCGTCATCGGCAGCATCGTGCCCTATTTCGGCATGTACCATGTTGGCATCGACCCGCATCCATCCATCGCGCCGAACATCCCCTTCATCATGGTATTCGCCTATCAGATGATGTTCGCCATCATCACGCCGGCACTGATGACGGGCGCATTCGTCGGAAGGTTTCGCTTCGGCGCATATCTGATCTTCATCGCCGCCTGGACCATCCTGATCTACCTGCCGGCCGCACATTGGATCTGGGGCGGCGGCTTCCTGGCCAGTCTCGGCGTTGTCGATTTTGCCGGTGGCATCGTGATCCACACGACGGCGGGCTTCTCCGCCCTCACGACGGCGGCCTTTCTCGGCAAGCGCAAGCTCGCCCCGGGCGAGAGCGAGTCCGCGCCAGCCAGCCTGCCACTGGTCGCTCTGGGCGCGGGCCTGCTGTGGTTCGGGTGGTTCGGCTTCAATGCCGGCGGTGCTTACGCCGCCGATGCGCTGGCGGCCTATGCCTTCACCAACACCATGCTGGCGGGCTCCATCGCCATGCTCGTCTGGATGTTCTGGGAATGGCGGGAGAGCGGCCGTCCGTCCTTCTCCGGTGTGCTGGTCGGCGCCGTGGCCGGCCTCGCCACCATTACCCCGGCCTCGGGTTATGTCGAACCCATGGCCGCGCTTGTCATCGGCGCGGTCGGCGCGACCGTCTGCTACTACGCCAAATACGTCCAGAGGGCGCTGCGGATTGATGATTCCCTGGAAGTCTGGAGGGCGCATGGCGTCGGTGGCATGACAGGGGCGATACTGATCGGCGTCCTTGCCAGCTCGCACATCAACCAGGTGTCGGCGGGCGCTCACCAGCTGGGCATCCAGATCCTCGCTGTGGCCATCGTCGCGGCCTACTCCTGCGTCATCACCTACGTCCTCCTGAAGGTGCTGGACGCGATGAATGTGCTTCGTGTGCCCGAGGAGATTCAGGAACGGGGCCTCGACGCCCCCCTCTACGGCGAGCACGCTTACAACCTCTGGAACATGGATCACGACGAGACGAAGTGA